CAGAGGTGACCAGTGCCAACATTGAGAAGGTAAAGAAGGACAGGTAAGCAAAGAACCGAGGACGGTGCGGGTCATGGTGCATGTAACCAATTGAATAGATATGAACCAGACAAGAAACTGAGTTCACCACCACCAGCATCACTGCTGTGAGTGTATCTACGCGAATTGTCCAACTAACCGACAGATCCCCAGAGGTGATCCAACGGAAAATAGGCTCAATCCTTGTGGTTTCTGACCCAAGACCGAATTGAAAAAACACCACCCACGAAAGAAGGGCTGCGACTATCATAAAGCCGCTGGTTATGTACTCGCTGGCTTTGACCCCAAGCCGATTGCCGAATAGCCCGACAATCAGGAAGCCAAGCAACGGCAGAAAAACGATTGCTGAAAACATCCGCCCCTCAGCCTTTCATCATATTGATGTCTTCCACGGCAATAGAGCCGCGGTTACGGAAGTAAACAACCAAGATAGCAAGGCCAATGGCCGCCTCTGCAGCTGCAACGGTTAGCACCAGGAGCGCAAAGATCTGACCAACCATGTCCTGCATGAAGTAGGAGAACGCCACTAGGTTGATATTAACTGCGAGCAAAAGGAGCTCGATAGACATCAGGATCACGATGACGTTCTTTCGGTTAAGAAAGATGCCAAAGATCCCAATGGTGAATAGGATCGCTGCGACCCCGAGATAATGCGCAATGCCAATTTCCATGGGCGCCTCTCAGTGCTCCCCGTGTTCTATTCAAACTCCGAAGAAAAAGCCTTTTTGCAAAGGCACTCTCTCCGGATCGGATTAAGGTTTAAGACCCGCGACATGCGTGCCTTATAGTCCTTTGCCACTTTCAACTTTGACCACTTCAATAGCGGTCTCAGGACGACGGGCAACCTGCTCAGAAATATTCTGACGGCGAACGCCCGGCTTGTGACGAAGTGTCAATACAATCGCACCGATCATTGCAACCAGCAGCACCAGACCAGAAACTTGGAACCAGTAGATGTAGCGGGTGTAAAGCAACTCACCGATAGCGGCGATATTCTGTGTTTGCTCAACGGGAGGAGTTGGAGCAGCCCCCTCGCCCAGCATTCCTGGAGCAATAACCCAGCCACTGACAACCATCAGAAGCTCGGCCAGCAGAATCAAACCAATCAGCGCACCGATTGGCAAATACTGCAAAAAGCCTTGGCGCATCTCGGCGAAATCAACATCCAGCATCATGACCACGAACAGGAACAGCACCATGACGGCTCCCACGTAGACAACAACCAGAAGCATCGCCAGATACTCCGCACCTATCAGTACAAACAACCCGGCTGCATTAAAGAAGCACAGGATGAGGAACAGCACTGAGTGAACCGGATTGCGTGATGCAACCACCATGAAGGCAGAGGCCACCGCAAGTGCGGCAAACAGATAGAAAAACAGGGCCTGCAGAACCATTGTTAAGGTTGCCTTTGTCCTATTGTTTCGTCCCGCCAGACCCGAAGATCATAACCGGACAAATCCTACTCCACCGCCTCAGCGGTAAGGAGCATCCAATTCAATATTGCGAGCGATTTCACGCTCCCAGCGATCTCCATTCGTCAGCAGTTTGTCCTTATCGTAGAACAACTCCTCACGCGTTTCGGTCGCAAATTCAAAATTCGGGCCTTCAACGATCGCGTCAACTGGGCACGCTTCCTGACAAAAACCGCAATAGATGCATTTGGTCATATCAAGGTCGTAACGTGTAGTCCGGCGCGTCCCATCATTACGGCGCGGTCCAGCTTCAATCGTGATGGCTTGCGCAGGGCAGATCGCTTCACACAGCTTACAAGCAATGCAGCGCTCTTCTCCGTTCGGATACCGGCGCAATGCGTGTTCCCCGCGAAAACGCGGACTTACAGCACCCTTTTCAAAGGGATAGTTAAGCGTCGGCTTTGGCTTGAAGAAGTAACGCATGGCGAGAAAAAACGCCGATACGAACTCCTTCAACAGCAACGACTTTGCGGCCTGTCCCAGTCCCATAGCCTTTACAGCCTTTTCCTTGATCAACCGTACCCAGGTGGCACAGCAGATCGATTACAATCCATGAGAACACCTGCACACTCCATAAAAGTCATACACGGTTCTCGTTACCCATTTGCCTCACTTATGGAACAAGTTCTGATCCGGCGAGGTATCCTATAATCGGGATCCCGATTATCGTCAGGGCAAAAATGAGTTTGCGGATCGTAGGTTCCGCCAGCTCAACCCAACCATTCACAGTTGGGTCCAGCTCTTTCCGTTTGGTGACGGCCGCCTGCAGAAATCCAAGAAGAAGTCTGTAGTTCAGCCAACCCAAATAAATTCCAAGCACACCGCCGATCATACCAGCGATAGAGATCATGCTCCAAAACCACCGACTGGTGGGGTCCAGCCCATGAACATCAGCACGAAGGCAACGATAAACACCATAGCAAGTGACAGCGGCAGGAAGACTTTCCAACCCAAACGCATCAACTGGTCATACCGGTAGCGAGGGACCATTGCCTTTGCCATGGAGATGAAGAAGAACACCAACAGTGATTTCAACAAGAACCAAATAACACCAGGAACCCAGGTGAACGGTACAAGATCAACCGGAGGCAACCAACCACCCATAAACAGGATCGTCATCAGGGAACACATCAAAGCGATAGCGACGTATTCACCAAGCATGAACATCATGTAGGGTGTGGAACCGTATTCAACCATGAAGCCAGCAACCAGCTCAGATTCTGCTTCCGCAAGATCGAATGGCGGACGGTTTGTTTCAGCAAGTGCGGAAACAAAGAACACCACGAACATTGGGAAAAGCGGCAACCAAAACCAGTTCAGGAATGTGAGCCACGGCACACCAAGTGCATGAGCCAAACCGCGTGCTTGCTGTGCGTACACGATCTCGGTCAGGTTCAACGACCCGACACAGAGCAGAACGGTCACAATAACAAAGCCGATAGAAACCTCATAGGAAACCATCTGCGCCGCAGCACGAAGCGCTGACAAGAACGGGTATTTGGAGTTGGATGCCCAACCTGCAATGATTACGCCATAAACTCCAAGGGAGCTGATCGCGAACACGTACAAAATACCAACGTTAATGTTTGCAATCGCCCAACCATCAGCAACCGGGATAACCACCCATGCAGCAAGGGCAAGAACCACTGTCACCAGCGGTGCAAACAAAAATAGAAACTTATCCGATCCAGACGGGATCACTGGCTCTTTCAAAACGAATTTCAAAAGATCAGCAAAACTCTGCAGCAAGCCCCAGGGGCCAACCACGTTTGGACCACGACGGATCTGAACAGCAGCCCAGATCTTACGATCTGCATAAAGAATATAAGCAACGATCAGCAGCAGCACGACCATCAACAACAAGCTCTGGAAGAGCATGACGATCAGCGGCCAACCATAATCCCAGAAAAAATCCATACTCACCGTCCCCCTATTCCGCCGCCTCAGCTCTGCGTTGCGTGGCAAGTGCAGAACACTCGGCCATCACCGCTGAAGCTCGGGCAATCGGGTTGGTTAGATAAAAATCACTGAATGCCTGTGCAAAGCCAGCACCACTCATGTTGCCACCAACAGCGGAAAGCTTGGAAACATCCGAAGCCACGCCTTTAGCGATGCAACCGGCATTGGCCATATGAGGCACTGCCTTGAAAAGAGCGCTGCGCAATTGCGCAAAACTGTTAAACGCCAGAGGCTGACCAAATGCACCAGAAAGTGCACGAATAATCGCCCAGTCTTCGCGCGCATCACCCGGAGGGAATGCGGCCCGAGCAGCAAGCTGCACACGACCTTCCAGGTTCACATAAGTCCCTGGTTTTTCGGTGTAGGCCGCAGCCGGGAGAATTACGTCAGCGCGGTGTGCACCGCGATCACCGTGCGTACCGATGTAAACGACGAACGCATCCCCGAAGGAAGACATGTCCAGTTCATCTGCACCAAGCAAGAACACAACTTCAACATCACCCTTGGCAGCTGCATCCTGAATACCGCCGGTATTCAGACCGCCCTCACCCGGAACAAACCCGAGATCAAGACCACCAACACGGCTTGCAGCGGTGTGCAGAACGTTAAAGCCGTTCCACTCTTCGCTGACTGCACCAACGCTTTCTGCCAGCTTTGCAGCAGCAGAAAGAACAGCAGCACCGTCATCGCGTGCAATCGCGCCTTCACCAACGATGATCATCGGCTTTTTCGCGTTTTTCAGCACCTGTGCAAATGCGTGTTTGCCAGAAGCAATGTCAGCAAGTGTATCAGGGCCTGCACCGAGGTATTCACTGTCAAAGGTCAGGTCTACCGGCTGGCCAATCACGCCAACTTTGAGAGCGCCCTGACGCCATGTCTTGCGGATACGAGCATTAAGCACTGGCGCTTCTATACGTGGATTTGCGCCCACAAGCAGAATCGCGTCAGCATCTTCAATGCCTTCCACGGAAGTATTGAACAAATAAGTTGTCCGGCCAAGAGATGGGTCAAGCTGAGCACCATCCTGACGACAATCCATATTTGCACTGCCCAAAGAGCTCATCAGAGCCTTCATGGCAAATAGATCTTCAACAGAAGCAAGGTCACCAGCAATCGCGGCAGTTTTGGAACCGCCAGCAGCTTTGACCTTTGACGCAACCGCGTTCAGCGCGTCAGACCAGCTTGCAGGAGCAAGTGTTCCGTTCTGCTTCACATAGGGGCGATCCAGACGCTGTGTCTTCAAACCATCCCAGATGAAACGGGTTTTATCGGAAATCCATTCCTCGTTCACCGCCTCGTTCAAACGAGGCATAATGCGCATGACTTCCCTGCCGCGTGTATCAACACGGATAGCGGAGCCAAGAGCATCCATCACGTCGACGCTTTCTGTCTTCACCAATTCCCATGGACGAGCGTTGAACTCGTAAGGGCGGGAAGTCAAAGCACCAACGGGACACAGGTCAATCACGTTGCCCTGCAGCTCGGAGGAAAGCGCTTCTTCAAGGTATGTGGTGATTTCAGCATCTTCACCGCGGCCAATCAGCCCCAGCTCAGCAACACCGGCAACCTCAGTGGTAAAGCGAACACAACGGGTGCAGTGAATGCAGCGTGTCATGATCGTTTTAACGAGCGGGCCAATGTCTTTATTCTCAACCGCACGCTTGTTTTCAGCATAACGGGAACTATCTACACCATAAGCCATGGCCTGATCCTGAAGATCACACTCACCGCCTTGGTCACAGATAGGGCAATCGAGCGGGTGGTTGATCAGGAGAAACTCCATCACACCTTCACGCGCTTTTTTCACCATAGGAGATTTCGTAAAGACCTGTGGTGGCTGCCCTTCCGGACCGGGACGTAGATCGCGCACGCCCATTGCACAAGAGGCAACCGGCTTAGGCGGTCCGCCCTTTACTTCCACAAGGCACATGCGGCAGTTACCAGCTACAGAGAGCCGGTCATGATAACAGAACCGTGGAATTTCCGCGCCGGCCTCTTCACAGGCCTGCATAACGGTATAATCCGCAGGAACTTCAATTTCTTTGCCGTCGACGACAATCTTGGTCATGCGTTGGCGTCCTCACCCTTTGCTTCTTTAGCCCGATAAGCCTCAAGAAGCTCAGTAACTTCAATTCCATCAATGGTCATGCCATCAAGCCGGCAGCTGTTCAGCTGAGCGCCAGCCATATTGGCATTTTTCAGGATCAGCCCAGAAAGATTGACCTTCTCGACTGACCAACCAGAAAGGTTTGCATCCAAGATGGACCAGCCTGAAAAGTTCACATCTGTAATGCGCGCACCAGACAAGTTCACGTTATTGAAAGAGCAACCGGAAAGATTGCAGTTATCAAACACAGAACCGGAAAGATCACTCTCACTCACGTCCAGACGTTTTTTCTCAGCGCTGATCTTCATCTCTTACTCCGCCGCAATCTTGTCGGTCGCAGTTCGCTTCGTCGCAACGAACTGGTCGATCCGGTCTTCAATCACGGGACGGAAATTCTTGATCAAACCCTGAATAGGCCATGCAGCCGCATCACCAAGGGCACAGATCGTATGACCTTCCACCTGCTTGGTAACTTTGAACAGCATGTCGATCTCTTCATAAGAGCTTTCGCCCTTAACCATCCGCTCCATCACGCGCCACATCCAGCCCGTACCTTCACGGCACGGCGTACATTGTCCGCAGCTTTCGTGTTTGTAAAAGTAAGACAGGCGAGCAATCGCTTTGATGATGTCCGTTGATTTATCCATAACGATCACGGCAGCGGTCCCCAATGAGGAACCAACGTCACGCAGACCGTCAAAGTCCATCTTGGCATCGCGGATAGTTTCGCCCTTCACGCAAGGAACGGAGGAACCACCCGGAATAACAGCCAGCAGATTGTCCCAGCCACCGCGGATACCACCACAGTGCCGTTCAATCAGATCCTTGAAGGGAATACCCATCGCTTCTTCAACGGTACAAGGACGTTCCACATGTCCGGAAATACAAAACAGCTTTGTACCTGCATTGTTTTCACGGCCAATAGAAGAGAACCACGCCCCGCCGCGCTTCAAAATAGATGGCGTGCAGGCAATCGATTCAACGTTATTCACGGTGGTTGGGCAACCGTAAAGACCCATGTTCGCAGGGAACGGAGGTTTCAGACGCGGTTGACCTTTTTTACCTTCAAGACTCTCAAGCAGAGCAGTCTCTTCACCGCAGATATAAGCACCTGCACCGTGATGAACGTAAATATCAAAGTCGTAACCGTTCTTGTTGTTCTTACCGATCAGACCAGCATCATAGGCTTGATCAATCGCAGCCTGCAGACGCTCACGTTCGCGAATAAATTCACCGCGTACATAAATGTAAGCAGCAATCGCGCCCATAGCAAAACCAGCAAGCACACAGCCCTCAACCAGATGGTGGGGATCATGGCGCATGATTTCACGATCTTTACAGGTGCCCGGCTCGGACTCATCTGCATTGACCACAAGGTAAGACGGACGGCCATCGCTTTCCTTCGGCATGAAGGACCACTTCAAACCAGTTGGGAAGCCTGCACCACCACGACCACGAAGACCAGAAGCCTTCATTTCGTTGATGATCCAGTCACGACCTTTGCCGATAATCTCTTTGGTCTCGGACCATGAGCCGCGTTGACGCGCGCCTTCAAGACCCCAGTCATGGATGCCGTAAATGTTGGTGAAGATACGATCAGAATCGTTCAGCATCGCTTAGCCCTCACCTTTTTCACTGGCAGCAGCCTTGGCTTCAACAGACTTGCGATGTGCCTCAACAGCCTTCGCAACAGCATCTTCAGCCGGATGAGGCACACCGGTATAACCCGTGCCGCCGATATTCAGCGCAGCACCAGCAAAGTTGAAAGAGGCCTTGTGAGATCCATCAACCACATGAACTTCCTGAGGAGCGCCCTTTGTGGTGTCTTCCAGATCCTTCAAAGTGGTTGGACCACCTTCCGGCGCTGAGAAAATACGATCGACACCCTGAGGACCCGGCATCACAGGCTTACCACCGGCGATATCATCAAGAAGTCTCTCGAACTTCTCAACATCAAGATCCTCATAGAAGTCTTTAAAGACTTGAACCATTGGCGCGTTCACGCAGGCACCTAAACACTCAACTTCTTCCCATGAGAAATTTCCGTCCTCAGAAAGAGTGTGAGGTGTCTCAGCAATCTTGCTCTTACACACCTTGATCAACTCTTCAGAACCGCGCAGCTGGCAAGGCGTCGTGCCACACACTTGAACGTGCGCTTTTTTGCCGACCGGCTGGAGCTGGAACATGGTGTAAAACGTTGCCACTTCCAGGACGCGAATACGAGGCATGTCCAAAAGCGCAGCAACCACACGGATTGCAGGCTCACTGACCCAGCCCTCATTCTGTTCCTGTACACGCCACAAAACCGGAACAACGGCAGAAGCCTGACGTCCCGTTGGGTAGCGTTCAATTACCTTCTTTGCCCACGCCAGATTTTCTGGTGTGAATTCAAAGGATTCTGGCTGTTCGTGATGAAGACGACGCACTGACATTAACGGTCAATCTCCCCAAATACGACATCAATGGAACCCATAACGGCGGCAACGTCAGCCAACAGATGACCGCGGCACAGGTAATCCATCGCCTGCAAGTGCGCAAAGCCTGGGGCTTTAATCTTGCAGCGATACGGCTTATTTGTTCCATCAGAAACGAGATAGACACCGAATTCACCCTTAGGGGCTTCAACGGCAGCGTAAATCTCGCCCGCAGGAACTTTGTAGCCTTCGGTGTAAAGCTTAAAATGGTGAATCAGAGCTTCCATTGAGCGCTTCATCTCACTGCGCTTAGGAGGAACGATCTTGCCGTCAGCTGAGGAAACAGGACCTGTTTCCTTGCCCAACAACTCAAGACACTGCTTCATGATGCTCACAGACTGGCGCATCTCAAACATACGGATCAGGTAACGGTCATAACAGTCACCGTTCTTGCCGATTGCGATTTCGAAATCCATTTCCTCGTAGCACTCGTAAGGCTGCGACTTGCGCAAATCCCACTTAGCACCCGATCCACGAACCATCACACCGGAAAAGCCCATAGCCCACGCGTCATCAAGATCAACAATGCCGATATCAACGTTACGTTGCTTGAAAATACGGTTATCAGTCAAAAGACCTTCGATGTCCTCGAGGGTTTTGAGGAACGGATCACACCAGTTCCACATATCCTCAAGCAACTGACCTGGAAGGTCCTGATGCACACCACCTGGACGGATATAAGCCGCGTGCATACGTGCACCACAGCCGCGCTCATAAAAGCCCATCAGCTCTTCGCGTGGCTCAAAGCCCCACAGCGGAGGGGTCAAAGCGCCAACGTCCAAAGCCTGAGTGGTCACATTCAATAGATGCGACAACAAACGTCCGATTTCGGAGTAAAGCACACGAATGATAGAGCCGCGTCTTGGCACTTCAATGCCAAGCAGTCGCTCAACAGCAAGAGCATACGCATGCTCCTGGTTCATCGGCGCTACATAGTCCAACCGATCAAAGTAAGGCACAGCCTGCAAGTAGGTTTTGTGCTCGATCAGCTTCTCAGTACCCCGGTGCAACAAACCGATGTGTGGGTCAACACGCGTAACCACCTCACCGTCCAGTTCAAGAACCAGACGAAGCACACCATGCGCCGCAGGGTGCTGCGGACCAAAGTTAATATTGAAATTTCGTACCTGAGCCTCAGCCATTCTTTACCAGTGCCTCAGTTCGATGCTTTTTCATCACCAGGAAGAACATAGTCAGTCCCTTCCCAAGGTGAGAGGAAATCAAAACTACGGAATTCCTGTGTGAGCTGAACCGGCTCATAAACAACACGTTTTTTCGTGTCGTCGTAGCGAACCTCAACATAGCCAGTCAAAGGAAAGTCCTTGCGAAGCGGGTGGCCGTCAAAACCATAATCGGTCAGCAAGCGCCGCAAATCTGGGTTACCGGTGAACAAGATGCCGTACATGTCGTAGGCTTCGCGCTCAAACCATTCAGCACCCCTAAAGATGGAAATGACAGATGGAACGGGAGTTGTTTCATCTGTCTGAACCTTCACGCGGATGCGCAGGTTCTGTACGGGAGACAGCAGGTGGTACACAACGTCGAAACGTTTTTCCCGAGCTGGGTAGTCCACACCGCAAATATCAACCAGTGCTATAAAACCGCACCGCGCGTCATCGCGCAGGAAACGGAGGACACTGATAATCTGTTCACCGGACACATTAAGAGTGAGATCGCCAAAGGCAACCGACCGACTCTTAATCTTGTCTCCAAGCGTTAGCTCGATAAATTCACCGAGTTCGCCAAGCATCTCGTCCATTCCCTTGTTTCCTATAGGTTGGACATCTCAAAAATGACAGGGTCACCCGTGTCAACAATGTCGATAAGGCCGTGAACTCTTAAAGCACACAGCCCTTAAATTATCTCTCGATCGTACCTGTGCGACGGATCTTCTTTTGCAAGAGCAGCACACCGTAAAGCAGCGCTTCCGCAGTTGGAGGACAACCCGGCACATAAATATCAACCGGAACAACCCGGTCACAGCCACGCACAACAGAATAGGAATAGTGGTAGTAACCACCACCATTTGCGCAAGACCCCATGGAGATCACATAGCGAGGCTCTGGCATCTGGTCGTAAACTTTACGAAGCGCAGGCGCCATTTTGTTGGTCAAAGTCCCAGCAACAATCATCACATCAGACTGACGCGGGGAGCCGCGCGGTGCAAAGCCGAAGCGTTCCACATCATAACGCGGCATGGACATCTGCATCATCTCGACCGCACAACAGGCGAGACCAAACGTCATCCACATAAGAGAACCGGTCCGTGCCCACTGGACAAGGCTTTCACTGGACGTAACCAGAAAACCCTTATCCGAAAGCTCGCTGTTCACATTCATAAAGAATGGATCAGTCTCGCCAATCGGACGACCAGTCGCAGGATCAAGGATCCCTTTTGGTACTTGTGAGGTAAGAGGCTTGGAGCCGTCAGAGATCAATCCCATTCCAGCGCTCCCTTCTTCCATTCGTAGACAAACCCGATTGTGAGGACGCCCAAGAAGATCATCATGGAGATAAAGCCGAACCAGCCGAGCCCACCATAGGCAACAGCCCATGGGAAGAGGAAGGCGACTTCAAGATCGAAGATGATAAACAGGATCGATACCAGATAAAACCGGATGTCGAATTTCATACGTGCATCATCAAAGGGGTTAAAGCCACACTCGTAAGCAGAGAGCTTTTCAGAATCTGGATTCTTAAAAGCAACAATGAACGGGGCGATCAGAAGCGCGAGGCCAATAATGAGGGCAACACCGATAAAGACGACAATCGGGATGTACTCCCTGAGGAGGTCTTCCATTTGAATATCCGTCCCTGGACGTAACAGGTCATGCGACCAATAAAACTCTTGGTGCACTGCACACACAACAGAAAGTAGGGCGTAAGGTTAGGTAGGTCACCCTAGGATCCGGTGTATCTAGTCGCACCGCAACGCACGATTAACTTAGCCCCACCATCTGCGCAAGACCTTACAACGGAGTAAATCTGGGTCGCAAGACAGAGTTACGTCACGAGATAATCACAATCTCGACAGGGCCCCACCAAAAACCCGCTAGAATCCTAGAGATATATTTTATGAGTTTTATACTCATGTTTGTATATAAAATTACTAGATTCTATTAATTGCTTGGGAAAACTACTCAAGACCTGAAGGTAAGCATGACACCATGCGCCAAAGTCTGCGCATTAGTACGTAAATAGTCCAAATGTATTAGTTGAAGAGTCGCGCAGGAATACCCATGACAATGAAACCTCAATCCGAAATCACAGGTTCATTTGGCCATTAGGCCAGACACAGCAACGTCAAAATCCCAGCCCCTCCCCTCACTCAGTTATGAGCCAGCGAATATATCGGGATCCCCAAACCTTTTGAGCAAAATACGATAGCGGTAAATGGGAGATGAAGATAAAACACGAAAGCGCGGCGCACCAACTAGGGTGAACACCGCGCTTTTCGAGATCAATAATGAAAGTGGCGCGAGTGACGGGACTCGAACCCGCGACCTCTGGCGTGACAGGCCAGCACTCTAACCAACTGAGCTACACCCGCAACTCTCATTAAGTCTTTGTTACAGCAACATCTTCCCGTGGGAAGTGGCGCGAGTGACGGGACTCGAACCCGCGACCTCTGGCGTGACAGGCCAGCACTCTAACCAACTGAGCTACACCCGCAGCTGCAACAAGTTGTTTGGGTTGAACAGTCATTTCCCGAAGGAAATGGCGCGAGTGACGGGACTCGAACCCGCGACCTCTGGCGTGACAGGCCAGCACTCTAACCAACTGAGCTACACCCGCTCAATCCAAACATTCACCTTCAACGACACTCCAAGCGCCCGAACCATCTCCAAGGAAATGGCGCGAGTGACGGGACTCGAACCCGCGACCTCCGGCGTGACAGGCCGGCACTCTAACCAACTGAGCTACACCCGCTTGGGTCAGCAACGTTGTGTCGTTGTTGGTGGCGCTGATTTACGGCGGGGACGGATGGAAGTCAAGCGCCCTTCCCCCATCATTCATGACATTTATGCAAAAAGCCCTTTTTCCCTGTGAGAAACCGCCCGAAGGAGCTCCAGATGTGGAAAAACCCATATTTCCACATCTGAAATAATCGTTGCCACTCAATTACATCAGGCAATTTTTACAATTTTTGTGCGCACCACTTATTACCCATTACCAACCCCACCAAGGTCATCTCCATGGGTGATTTAGCGATAAGTATTTAGGCTTACATAAATTTAGAGTTTGAGCTAAATTCTACGTACAGAAACTCATTTTTCAATTTTCTCGATCCACTTATTGGCCAAGACAAATGCACAAAACAATCAAATTCAGTTCCACCCTATGCCTTTCCTTGTTACTCGCCTCCACAGCAGCACGAGCTGGCTCGGAAGATTTCATTTTCGGCATTGGAGCAGGCATCATCGGCTCTGCTATTGTTAATTCAGCAAAACAAAATAACAGCCAGCGCACAACGACCCAACGAAGAGTACCCAGGCGCAACAGCTCCTTCTCTGCCCAGACGCAAGACACCCAAACCCGTCTCAACATGCTTGGCTTTAATGCAGGCCGTCCAGACGGGGTCTCTGGTCGCCGCACCCGCAACGCAATCAAGCAATTTCAATACTCCATTGGTGAATATGCAAGTGGGCGGCTGGATAATCGGCAAATCGCAAGGCTCTACGAACTGACCACACCGCAGCAACCAGTCATAGTGCAGCAACCCGTCATCCTCGCTCCCGCCGCCGTTGCGCCAACAATTCCAACACAACAGATCAACATCAACGTCCCAGCACCCGCACAACCAACACAAGTCATCAACAGCACCCAGATACTGGCTGTCTCCGGTGGAACAAGCACCAAAAGCAAGACCCAGCTAGCCTCCAACATCCAGCAACTGCGCCTGGACCCGGCAAACCTACCTTCAATCCATGGCCTCACAGCCGGACGGTTTGAGCACGATGTTAAAGGTCTGCTTGAAAAGGTTGGCTACCAGAGCTGCATTGTCGAGGGCACCAGAACCACATGCACCCTCGAGCTCGACACCTTGACAGAGACAGTGAATGTTTTAACCCAGGATGACAAAATCTACGGTCTGCAACGCGAGGTCACATTTAGGAACCCCGCTCCGCGCGGGGCGATCATGGGCAAGCTACTCAAGGCCTACCCTATCCTCACCCGCTTTGAAGACATGACAGCCACAGATGACAGCACTTGCCGTATTACCTATCTGGGTAACAGCGGAGAATTACTCAAGCAGGCTCTGGAAACACCATCCAATGCAGAGGTCCTGCGCCAACTCTCAGACAACTGCTCCAGTTATCACACACTAGAAGTGTCAGGCGAAGACACCGTCAGCAGCTTGAGAATAGTATTCTACGGCAACAAAGCCATCACAGCTGCTATTGAAGATCGCAAG
The window above is part of the Pseudovibrio sp. Tun.PSC04-5.I4 genome. Proteins encoded here:
- the nuoE gene encoding NADH-quinone oxidoreductase subunit NuoE; its protein translation is MSVRRLHHEQPESFEFTPENLAWAKKVIERYPTGRQASAVVPVLWRVQEQNEGWVSEPAIRVVAALLDMPRIRVLEVATFYTMFQLQPVGKKAHVQVCGTTPCQLRGSEELIKVCKSKIAETPHTLSEDGNFSWEEVECLGACVNAPMVQVFKDFYEDLDVEKFERLLDDIAGGKPVMPGPQGVDRIFSAPEGGPTTLKDLEDTTKGAPQEVHVVDGSHKASFNFAGAALNIGGTGYTGVPHPAEDAVAKAVEAHRKSVEAKAAASEKGEG
- a CDS encoding NADH-quinone oxidoreductase subunit D, yielding MAEAQVRNFNINFGPQHPAAHGVLRLVLELDGEVVTRVDPHIGLLHRGTEKLIEHKTYLQAVPYFDRLDYVAPMNQEHAYALAVERLLGIEVPRRGSIIRVLYSEIGRLLSHLLNVTTQALDVGALTPPLWGFEPREELMGFYERGCGARMHAAYIRPGGVHQDLPGQLLEDMWNWCDPFLKTLEDIEGLLTDNRIFKQRNVDIGIVDLDDAWAMGFSGVMVRGSGAKWDLRKSQPYECYEEMDFEIAIGKNGDCYDRYLIRMFEMRQSVSIMKQCLELLGKETGPVSSADGKIVPPKRSEMKRSMEALIHHFKLYTEGYKVPAGEIYAAVEAPKGEFGVYLVSDGTNKPYRCKIKAPGFAHLQAMDYLCRGHLLADVAAVMGSIDVVFGEIDR
- a CDS encoding NADH-quinone oxidoreductase subunit C, whose protein sequence is MDEMLGELGEFIELTLGDKIKSRSVAFGDLTLNVSGEQIISVLRFLRDDARCGFIALVDICGVDYPAREKRFDVVYHLLSPVQNLRIRVKVQTDETTPVPSVISIFRGAEWFEREAYDMYGILFTGNPDLRRLLTDYGFDGHPLRKDFPLTGYVEVRYDDTKKRVVYEPVQLTQEFRSFDFLSPWEGTDYVLPGDEKASN
- a CDS encoding NADH-quinone oxidoreductase subunit B — its product is MGLISDGSKPLTSQVPKGILDPATGRPIGETDPFFMNVNSELSDKGFLVTSSESLVQWARTGSLMWMTFGLACCAVEMMQMSMPRYDVERFGFAPRGSPRQSDVMIVAGTLTNKMAPALRKVYDQMPEPRYVISMGSCANGGGYYHYSYSVVRGCDRVVPVDIYVPGCPPTAEALLYGVLLLQKKIRRTGTIER
- a CDS encoding NADH-quinone oxidoreductase subunit A, which produces MEDLLREYIPIVVFIGVALIIGLALLIAPFIVAFKNPDSEKLSAYECGFNPFDDARMKFDIRFYLVSILFIIFDLEVAFLFPWAVAYGGLGWFGFISMMIFLGVLTIGFVYEWKKGALEWD
- a CDS encoding peptidoglycan-binding domain-containing protein: MHKTIKFSSTLCLSLLLASTAARAGSEDFIFGIGAGIIGSAIVNSAKQNNSQRTTTQRRVPRRNSSFSAQTQDTQTRLNMLGFNAGRPDGVSGRRTRNAIKQFQYSIGEYASGRLDNRQIARLYELTTPQQPVIVQQPVILAPAAVAPTIPTQQININVPAPAQPTQVINSTQILAVSGGTSTKSKTQLASNIQQLRLDPANLPSIHGLTAGRFEHDVKGLLEKVGYQSCIVEGTRTTCTLELDTLTETVNVLTQDDKIYGLQREVTFRNPAPRGAIMGKLLKAYPILTRFEDMTATDDSTCRITYLGNSGELLKQALETPSNAEVLRQLSDNCSSYHTLEVSGEDTVSSLRIVFYGNKAITAAIEDRKGAFQISSRPALELTF